A genomic region of Rhodohalobacter sp. SW132 contains the following coding sequences:
- a CDS encoding NADPH-dependent FMN reductase yields MKIIAFAGSLRSGSFNKSLLKAAIEEASDSLEIEIFDLDGIPLFNADIETEGDPKRVSEFKDAIRSADGILIASPEYNHGMTGVTKNAIDWASRPGNDMPIGGKPVGILGASPGITGTARSQDQLRQSLKSVGAHCMPKPELLLFRAHEKFDNQGNLTDDSTRRFLGKYLKAFEEWIKPFT; encoded by the coding sequence ATGAAAATCATAGCATTTGCAGGAAGTCTCAGGTCTGGATCATTTAACAAATCGCTGCTGAAAGCCGCGATAGAAGAAGCGTCAGACAGTTTGGAAATTGAGATTTTTGACCTTGATGGAATTCCACTGTTCAATGCAGACATTGAGACGGAAGGTGATCCGAAACGGGTTTCTGAATTTAAGGATGCGATTCGGAGCGCTGATGGAATTTTGATTGCCTCACCGGAGTACAATCACGGGATGACCGGCGTCACGAAAAATGCCATTGACTGGGCATCACGGCCGGGAAATGATATGCCGATCGGCGGAAAACCGGTTGGGATTTTAGGCGCCTCACCCGGAATTACGGGAACAGCCAGAAGCCAGGATCAGCTCCGTCAGTCGCTCAAGTCGGTTGGGGCGCACTGCATGCCGAAACCGGAACTGCTGCTTTTCAGAGCCCATGAAAAATTTGACAACCAGGGAAATCTGACAGACGATTCCACAAGACGATTTCTTGGGAAATATTTGAAAGCGTTTGAAGAGTGGATCAAACCGTTTACCTGA
- a CDS encoding alpha/beta hydrolase, translated as MPLFRIKPNQPVSGPHQEENFVESGAPVSRAKAAMIMIHGRGAEAKGILSLSDDFAQPDIHYIAPQAAGRTWYPHPFTEPLKKNEPWLNSALQRVDDLIQQLNGQGIGTGKIVLLGFSQGACLALEYAARHPRRYGGVIGLSGGLIGEEIRASEYSGDLENTPVLIGSGDQDPYLELKRVDESAALFDTLNADVSKQIYPGKGHVIVEDEVKYIRALFSSILYGDSIS; from the coding sequence ATGCCACTCTTTCGCATCAAACCAAATCAGCCAGTTTCAGGACCACACCAGGAGGAGAACTTTGTGGAGAGCGGTGCACCCGTTTCCCGTGCAAAGGCAGCGATGATTATGATTCATGGGCGCGGTGCAGAGGCAAAAGGGATTCTGAGTTTAAGCGATGATTTTGCCCAGCCGGATATTCATTATATCGCTCCGCAGGCGGCCGGCCGGACCTGGTATCCCCATCCGTTTACAGAACCGTTAAAGAAAAATGAACCCTGGCTGAACAGTGCGCTGCAGCGGGTGGATGATTTGATACAACAGCTGAACGGGCAGGGAATCGGCACGGGAAAGATCGTATTGCTTGGGTTTTCACAGGGCGCGTGCCTTGCACTGGAATATGCCGCGCGGCATCCGAGGCGGTATGGTGGCGTCATCGGCTTGAGCGGTGGTCTGATTGGCGAAGAGATCCGGGCATCGGAATATTCGGGCGATCTGGAGAATACCCCGGTGCTGATTGGATCCGGGGACCAGGATCCGTACCTGGAGCTCAAACGTGTTGATGAATCCGCAGCGCTTTTTGATACACTGAATGCAGATGTAAGCAAGCAGATTTATCCGGGAAAAGGACATGTGATAGTGGAGGATGAAGTGAAATACATCAGGGCATTATTTTCATCCATTTTGTATGGTGATTCGATTTCATGA
- a CDS encoding VOC family protein codes for MKPSNKGIHHITVLGGDGQRTTDFYVKTLGLRMIMKTVNQDDPSTYHLFYVNGTSQPGSSMTFFPWPMAVQGKPGSGESAVVSFAVPSGSIGYWAERFGEQDIDFDGPFERFEKQVVSFMDPDRLKLELVFDDSVNSVDAWDKGTVPAEYGIRGFWSTTMKITETEPTAALLEEVFGFEKIVTDGNQTLLQTGNRVGGSVILEKVEPKQGQNGRGIVHHVAFRAKDDEEHEEMREMVLERGFNPTGVIDRRFFKSVYFQSPGGVLFEIATDGPGYESAQNEEDLGRKLYLPERFESRREMIEKRLPEITV; via the coding sequence ATGAAACCATCAAATAAAGGAATTCATCACATTACCGTACTTGGCGGTGATGGTCAGCGTACGACGGATTTTTATGTAAAAACGCTGGGATTGCGGATGATCATGAAAACGGTAAACCAGGACGATCCATCGACATATCACCTGTTTTATGTGAACGGTACATCTCAGCCGGGATCGAGCATGACGTTCTTTCCATGGCCGATGGCGGTGCAGGGCAAACCGGGAAGCGGAGAGTCTGCGGTCGTTTCATTTGCCGTACCATCCGGCTCGATTGGGTACTGGGCGGAACGGTTTGGTGAGCAGGACATCGATTTTGACGGTCCGTTTGAGAGGTTCGAAAAGCAGGTGGTCTCATTTATGGATCCCGATCGACTGAAACTGGAGCTGGTTTTTGATGATTCGGTCAACTCTGTGGATGCGTGGGATAAAGGAACTGTTCCGGCAGAATACGGTATCCGCGGATTCTGGAGCACAACGATGAAGATTACCGAAACGGAGCCGACGGCAGCTCTGCTTGAGGAAGTTTTTGGGTTTGAGAAAATAGTAACTGATGGAAATCAGACGCTGCTGCAGACCGGTAATCGGGTTGGCGGGTCTGTTATCCTGGAAAAAGTGGAGCCGAAACAGGGGCAAAACGGTCGCGGTATCGTCCATCATGTTGCGTTCCGGGCAAAAGACGATGAAGAGCACGAGGAGATGCGGGAGATGGTTCTGGAGCGTGGTTTCAATCCAACAGGAGTGATCGACCGCCGTTTCTTTAAGTCAGTCTATTTTCAGTCACCGGGCGGCGTGTTGTTTGAAATCGCAACCGATGGCCCTGGGTATGAATCGGCGCAGAATGAAGAAGATCTCGGCCGGAAACTTTACCTGCCCGAACGGTTTGAAAGCCGCCGGGAGATGATTGAGAAGCGGCTGCCGGAGATTACGGTTTAA